The DNA window TAGGAAATATTGGTCATGTTTTCTGGCATAACAGATCCAGGGGCAGAATAGATCAAATTTATACGGCATAAGTCCGGTACCTTCAGCAAGTCGGCAGCAACCAAGACATAGGAGTAACCTTCCGCATTGCGGGAGCTGAACGTAGAATTATATGCAGTAGAATTTTCATTTTTGCAAGAAGAAGCATCCACTATATAGTCTGGAGGACTCAGTACTGGATTTTCGCAAGTAATAAAAGTTAATCTAAAGGTCATAAAGTCGGTGCGAAGGTTATCGAACCCAAAGTTATATGGAAGATAGTTCCTGTAGCTGATGTAATTATCATATGCGATAAGAGATCGATGAGGTATGGAGAAGCAATCATCCTTCTGAACAGCAGCTTCCACAAGTCGAACCGTGAAGTTACTGTATTCGATCGCCTGAACATAATATTTCACCGTCTTCAAGTATAAAGTTGGACGATTGTTTTCACAAACAAGTTCATAACTTTGGTGGCCGCAGCTTTTGGGATCGGTGTTTAATCGAAAAGGGTAGCTGATATTATGGATGTTGCCACAGGAAGAAGGAGAGCAGTAATTGCTGTTCTTTCTAGCGCTGCAGCTATGGTGGATGGCTATGATCTGTAGAAAAAGAAGGGCTGCATATGCACCAAAGAGGTGCCTTAATGTTCCACTGAACATGAGGACACCAATCGTTTTGTTACACTTTGGACATGAGTTTTATAGCATATGTTTTAGTAAATTACATGAAGAGCTCCTACCAAATTAAGAAGGGGTGGGCAGCTGCTTTATGGCTTCCAGTTAGGAAAGTCAAGCTAGTCGACATGATTGAGCTTCTTGTTTTGGCATGATTTGACTTTACACGAATCTAAAGTAATGAAGATGGCATCTAGATCTGAATTATTGCCGGTtcatttaaattactttttgccATCAAATTTGAACATTGAATTGCAGTCCACAGGGCTTGGCTTTTGGATATAGAAAATCACTGCTCGCGGAAAGCCAAGAGACACACGATCTGTTGTTCAGAATTAGTAACCTGCCGCCCATGTGGAAGGTGGCAATCTACAGCTAAAAAGATAATGAACTTATCTCTAATTTAAAGTGTGAAAACAGAAGAGATTGCTTTTTCGAAAGAAGAAGTGATTGTCATTTCAAGGAGGTGATCAATGGAGGAGACTTCGAAGTTCAAATTCAAACATCAATGAACTTATCTCTAGCTTGACAAACATCAAGTCGACGTAATCTTGAAGTTTCAAGGTTGTCTCAATATTGACTAGCTAGCGATTGTTGACTAGCTAGCGATCGTATGCTTGTTTGTAGTTTAATGGTTTCACACTACCCAATTGCATGCTTATTTactaaacatgtttttctaCTAAAATCATTTGGTTAATCAAAACACaggattgtttttaaattttaatttatatatatatattaattataaccGAAAAAATTACTATATTACCGAACGAACAAACACTAAATGATTGCATTTTGAGTTTGTTTATTAGACAAAAATCCTAAAtgggagaaaataaaattgaacgcTGCCCATTGCATCGGgtgtttcatatatatatatatatatatatatatatatatatatatatatatatataatatatccaTTTCTACGAGCAAAAGTCGTCGTTGCTTTTTTGGCCTTTGCCACATGCAATATGCTATAAAATAAGCCAACTTGTAGATTAAATATCTATAGTTGGGATAGTTGTCAACATTGAAATGAGTAATCAGTAGGTAGCTAGTTCTTCGTCCCCAAAATTGTAAATGGAAATACCAGTAGGCCAACTTGTGGGTGGTTCTTAAACGACGTGCatataatagttgttttttttctgacaGACTTGGCATTCAAAATTCCAATGCATCCAACTCTCCTGTGGTCACCCGTGATGCGTCTCAAAGTCTCTCTTCCTTTAAtagatagatatatatatatatatatatatatatatatatatatatataggtcagATTCGATTTGTATCATAAAAGTAACGTATAGTTTactttattaaacataattttaaattaaattattgtattaaactgaaattttatcagaaaattttaaaaatattttgtatgttaatgtaaatttttaaatgaataggTGTTCGGTAAGTGCTTGCAATATAGGTCAGaatatgtttaataaattttatcgttttttttatggattttctattttacaaaaatctttttcatatgaaaatgtGACgacttgttttgaaaatttcatagttttataaAGATCTTTAATGAGTTGTAGTATAATTTTCAAGTATGGTAaagatttattaatgttttaaaattatttttttacaaggattttttatttatcataattacacaagaaaaaaaaacttataatttatgaatttcatttttatttttgttaactgCAGCTCAAGTTTtgtttgaacttaattaatatttttttttagatagaattcaaaatttatttaaattagagCTTGAGCTTATTAGTAAAGGTTTTGAGTCAATTTTTATAAGCGGATCAATTTAacctataataataaattcattagggttaatttttcaaaactatttaaactctATTCAAtccatcgttttttttttaaataattttttttatattgttttaataaattaatattaaaaataaattttaaaaataaaaaacgattACAAAACCACACAAAGCTAATGCTAATCTCTTCAAGTGGGGGTTGGAAAAGTATTGATTAGATGGTTCTGTTCCGTTTCTGTAATGGTCCCTCTCCATCATTTTCACCTTCCAAATGGGCCTGTTGGGTCAATGAAAGAAATATACCATGAGACAACTAATCCTTCACCCTACCCAACACTACTCTCCTTCATACGTGTAGAGTTCTCCCTCTCCGAGTCCAGTGGTAACATAATTCACCATATTTATTAAACCCTACATAGGTTATGGAAGTcgtttttaagattaaaaaaattaaaaaatgcattgttttactttttaaaaatcaaacatgattttgatcaaatcagtcaatttaattttggtaatcattaatgaataatacttttgaattttaaagtgtaaaaaaaaattcaatatttttttatttttaaacaaattaaatctaACTTACCAAAGCTTTATTCTCATGGTAATGGCATTTTAAGACGAGTTTTTATTGTATCAAATCTATTTTAACACATCACCTAATTCTCTCTCAGACGAATCAAGCAAAAGGGTTGTTTCCATGACAGATTATTCAGGGCAATTTTCAAGGATTCGGTTTTTATGGAGTCGGtgattgttttctttcataaaaggATTGATATTCTCCTATAAAAGGCCACTTCCAGACACCAAAAAAAGGGGGGAGaaggaaggggaaaaaagaagagaaaaattgaaaagagtgGTTGGAGTATAGAGAGGTCGGagttgaaaaaaacaagaagaaaaggccAAGGTGAAAGCTGGCATTAACAACTATTGCTGGTCTCTTGTGGATTTTGTTGgtgaaacaaatatttttccttttcttcaagaGTAGTACCATCATCTTTCCAagtatgtttcttttttttgttcttaacacCTAAGCTTGCTCCCATGAATTCATTCCACTTATGGGTGTTTTTGTTTGTATCAAAAGAAGAATAACGAGAGAAtggaattgatttctttttgaaGAGATGTTTAGAAAAAGTTCCAATTTGATTGATCCTGATGAAACCAGCTtcactaaaatcaaaattctctgTGTAAAAAGCTTGCATTAAAATTATGAGGACTTTTCCTCAGTAAACCAACCAACACATGGATAATCTCGGGTTCATAAAATCTGGTTGATGGTCTAAGCTTGCATCCTGTTTGCTTCAAGTTGCAGTAGTTTCTttgctcttctttctttccttccacgCCTCTGCTTGCTGCATGAATTTGTGTTTATGGATTAGGGTCAGTAAAAGATGTTTGAGCTTTAGGTGGATCTGGGTTTTGTATGATAATGGGCTAATTTGTGTTTAccatgatatttttaacatttttttggtTCCATAGGGTTGACTGGACTTTctgaaatttctttttctactaTGGGTTGGAGGCTAGGAATTAGAGGGGAGAAGATAGAAGAAAATAGAGGATGAAGATGAgttaaggaaaaaagagaaaaattaggggattttttttatataatttggtgATAAAGTTGTAACATTTAACttataaggtttttttagttattaaatcaattataataacaatcctctaattttttaaattttttattgactaaCTTTTTGGGTGTTAAAGTTAGTATTAAGATACTTGAAACCATAGTTATAATTACCATCCCTGG is part of the Populus trichocarpa isolate Nisqually-1 chromosome 7, P.trichocarpa_v4.1, whole genome shotgun sequence genome and encodes:
- the LOC127905529 gene encoding LEAF RUST 10 DISEASE-RESISTANCE LOCUS RECEPTOR-LIKE PROTEIN KINASE-like 1.2; its protein translation is MFSGTLRHLFGAYAALLFLQIIAIHHSCSARKNSNYCSPSSCGNIHNISYPFRLNTDPKSCGHQSYELVCENNRPTLYLKTVKYYVQAIEYSNFTVRLVEAAVQKDDCFSIPHRSLIAYDNYISYRNYLPYNFGFDNLRTDFMTFRLTFITCENPVLSPPDYIVDASSCKNENSTAYNSTFSSRNAEGYSYVLVAADLLKVPDLCRINLIYSAPGSVMPENMTNISYRDVHDILLYGFELSWYSACCDSVNEIQ